Proteins from a genomic interval of bacterium:
- a CDS encoding DUF1499 domain-containing protein, with product MLRITLTLVVLLALGLVGRFVYMSMTTQPPDDLGAPAGRLAPCPESPNCVSSLAERESQKVAPLLVPGPVDEAMKRAAQVIEAMPRARIVTSDDGYLHAEFTSLLFRFVDDLELVHDDGVPGFQIRSASRTGYSDMGANRKRVEALRARFVELE from the coding sequence ATGCTACGAATTACCCTTACCCTGGTCGTCCTGCTGGCTCTTGGCCTGGTCGGCCGCTTTGTTTACATGAGCATGACAACCCAGCCGCCCGACGATCTCGGCGCTCCGGCCGGCCGGCTCGCGCCGTGTCCCGAGAGTCCGAACTGCGTCTCGAGCCTGGCCGAGCGCGAGAGCCAGAAAGTCGCTCCTCTGCTGGTGCCCGGGCCGGTCGACGAGGCCATGAAGCGAGCGGCCCAAGTCATCGAGGCCATGCCCAGGGCGCGTATCGTGACGTCCGACGATGGCTACCTGCATGCCGAGTTCACCAGTCTGCTCTTTCGATTCGTCGACGACCTGGAGCTCGTTCACGACGACGGTGTTCCTGGCTTTCAGATCCGCTCGGCCTCGCGTACCGGCTATTCAGACATGGGCGCCAATCGCAAGCGCGTCGAAGCTCTGCGCGCGAGGTTCGTCGAGCTCGAATAG
- a CDS encoding DinB family protein, whose protein sequence is MHLNPQRCATLTLLMLFAAPAVFAEHHESEAPTTGFRASFLLDMSFVEQKVMALADAIPAGSYAWGPAPEVRTTAASFMHMAQANHQILQALGVEAPEGVDKMETEITEKDDVKAALEASFAAVKHAVTGLADDDLDTMVSFFGSEWPKRQVLMLVAGHCHEHLGQAIVYARSMGVVPPWSQPRDDSGDEGSEDEG, encoded by the coding sequence ATGCATTTGAATCCTCAACGGTGCGCCACGCTTACTCTGCTGATGCTTTTCGCCGCGCCGGCAGTCTTCGCCGAGCATCATGAATCCGAAGCTCCGACCACCGGCTTTCGTGCCTCATTCCTCCTCGACATGAGCTTCGTGGAACAGAAGGTGATGGCCCTTGCCGACGCGATCCCTGCCGGCAGCTACGCCTGGGGCCCCGCCCCCGAAGTACGCACGACGGCAGCTTCCTTCATGCACATGGCCCAGGCCAACCACCAGATTCTTCAAGCGCTCGGTGTCGAAGCTCCGGAAGGCGTCGACAAGATGGAAACCGAGATCACCGAAAAGGACGACGTCAAGGCCGCGCTGGAGGCCTCGTTCGCGGCGGTCAAGCATGCCGTCACCGGGCTCGCGGACGATGATCTCGACACTATGGTGTCTTTCTTCGGGAGCGAGTGGCCGAAGCGTCAGGTCTTGATGCTGGTCGCCGGCCACTGCCACGAGCATCTCGGGCAGGCGATCGTCTACGCCCGAAGCATGGGCGTAGTGCCACCGTGGTCTCAGCCCCGAGATGACTCGGGCGACGAGGGTAGCGAAGACGAAGGCTAG
- a CDS encoding DNA alkylation repair protein, with product MKIRQEIDFFKETLAAGATPERAKGEKRYLKSDLRFLGATKPDARRAVASWLKLHPKLSRSDLVRLSQALWKRRVHELRSVAGILLKNRWHLLETRDLDAIEWMLRHSHSWAYVDELAVHVVGPIVDRDPEAAEILDRWAEADDFWIRRSALLALLLPLRRGEGDWSRFVRYADLMLEEREFFIRKAIGWVLRETSKKEPDLVADFLESRVARTSGVTFREAVKYLPARQATALKRARDHQG from the coding sequence CTGAAGATCCGCCAGGAAATCGACTTCTTCAAGGAGACTCTCGCCGCGGGCGCGACGCCGGAACGCGCCAAAGGCGAGAAACGCTATCTCAAGAGCGACCTGCGCTTTCTCGGGGCCACCAAACCCGACGCGCGGCGGGCGGTCGCGTCCTGGTTGAAGCTGCATCCGAAGCTGAGCCGCTCGGATCTCGTCCGCCTTTCCCAGGCCCTGTGGAAGCGACGGGTCCATGAGCTCCGCTCTGTGGCCGGGATCCTTCTCAAGAATCGCTGGCATCTCCTCGAAACGCGCGACCTCGACGCGATCGAATGGATGCTGCGGCACTCCCACAGCTGGGCCTACGTCGACGAGCTGGCCGTGCACGTGGTCGGGCCGATCGTCGACCGCGACCCGGAGGCGGCCGAGATTCTCGACCGCTGGGCCGAAGCCGATGACTTCTGGATCCGGCGCTCGGCCCTGCTCGCGCTCCTGCTACCGCTGCGGCGCGGCGAAGGCGACTGGTCGAGATTCGTTCGTTATGCCGACCTCATGCTCGAGGAGCGGGAGTTCTTCATCCGCAAGGCGATCGGCTGGGTTCTGCGCGAGACCTCGAAGAAAGAGCCAGACCTGGTTGCAGATTTCCTCGAGTCTCGCGTGGCGAGAACATCGGGTGTCACTTTTCGCGAAGCGGTGAAGTACCTGCCGGCACGACAGGCCACGGCTCTCAAGCGAGCCCGCGACCACCAGGGCTGA
- a CDS encoding 3-hydroxyacyl-CoA dehydrogenase yields MKVRDKAFLVSGGASGLGEATVRRLVEEGARVVIADLNQERGVALVEELGDATRFSPTDVTQEDSVRAAIGVALDGFGGLNGAVSCAGIGTPGKVLGKEGPHSLELFTKVIHVNLIGTFNVLRLAAEAIADNETDDGGERGAIVNTASVAAFEGQIGQVAYAASKGGVVGLTLPSARELARQGIRVVTIAPGLFDTPLMAGLPEKARISLGEQVPFPSRLGRPDEYADLVLHVFENRMINGEIIRLDGALRMAPR; encoded by the coding sequence ATGAAGGTTCGCGACAAAGCGTTTCTGGTCAGCGGCGGCGCATCGGGCTTGGGAGAGGCCACGGTTCGTCGACTGGTCGAGGAGGGCGCCCGGGTGGTAATCGCCGACTTGAACCAGGAGAGAGGAGTCGCACTTGTCGAGGAGCTCGGTGACGCCACCCGATTCTCGCCAACCGACGTGACCCAGGAGGACTCCGTCCGCGCGGCGATTGGAGTCGCCCTCGATGGCTTCGGAGGATTGAACGGTGCGGTCAGCTGCGCCGGTATCGGGACGCCGGGAAAGGTCCTGGGCAAGGAGGGCCCACATTCTCTGGAGCTCTTCACGAAGGTGATCCACGTCAACCTCATCGGCACGTTCAACGTCCTGCGTCTGGCGGCGGAGGCGATCGCAGACAACGAGACCGACGACGGAGGCGAGCGCGGGGCCATCGTCAATACCGCGTCGGTTGCGGCTTTCGAGGGCCAGATCGGTCAAGTCGCCTACGCAGCTTCGAAAGGCGGAGTCGTCGGGCTGACGCTGCCGAGCGCGCGCGAGCTCGCGCGCCAGGGTATCCGAGTGGTCACCATCGCGCCGGGGCTGTTTGACACGCCGCTCATGGCCGGGCTGCCCGAGAAGGCCCGTATCTCGCTGGGCGAGCAGGTGCCTTTCCCCTCGCGCCTCGGGCGTCCGGACGAGTATGCGGATTTGGTGTTGCACGTGTTCGAAAACCGGATGATCAACGGCGAGATCATTCGACTCGACGGAGCCCTCCGAATGGCCCCCCGCTAA
- a CDS encoding sigma-70 family RNA polymerase sigma factor, with product MASSTHWELSWNAGVTQTGSASERDREEAAWIEAACGGDRAAFEALIKRYERRVFRLAGRFFRRPEEVEDVAQETFFTIWRKLDTYRARAPFEHWLTRVCLNCCYARFRKRRPEETQDQPLDVPITGGDPVTRLDVERLVAALEPEDRFVLQLLHGEGWTVAEISRKLGWTRSKVKVRAHRARRRLRTLLTRGSLE from the coding sequence ATGGCAAGCAGCACTCATTGGGAACTCAGCTGGAACGCCGGGGTGACCCAGACAGGTTCAGCGAGTGAACGCGATCGCGAGGAGGCGGCTTGGATCGAAGCCGCCTGCGGTGGCGACAGGGCCGCTTTCGAAGCTTTGATAAAGCGCTACGAGCGGCGCGTTTTTCGTCTGGCCGGCCGGTTCTTTCGACGTCCGGAAGAGGTCGAAGACGTCGCTCAGGAGACGTTTTTCACGATTTGGCGCAAGCTCGACACCTACCGCGCGCGTGCGCCCTTCGAGCACTGGCTGACCCGGGTCTGTTTGAACTGCTGCTACGCTCGTTTTCGCAAACGTCGACCGGAGGAGACGCAAGACCAACCGTTGGACGTGCCGATCACCGGAGGGGATCCGGTGACGCGTCTCGATGTTGAGCGACTGGTTGCCGCGCTCGAGCCGGAGGATCGTTTCGTCCTGCAGCTGCTTCACGGCGAGGGCTGGACGGTTGCCGAGATTTCCCGGAAACTCGGTTGGACTCGATCTAAGGTCAAGGTCCGGGCGCACCGCGCGCGTCGGCGGCTGCGGACTCTGTTGACGAGGGGGTCGCTTGAATGA
- a CDS encoding amidohydrolase family protein, producing the protein MSRFPFHHWALITRILVLAAFVGVNPLSAATLVHAGSLIDGVSDKALGNMTVVVDGDRITEVRRGFSAPADGDSVIDLSNATVLPGLMDMHVHLTGQMNPRNYLERVQKNTAHFAIQSVEYARRTLLAGFTTVRNPGDDGTITIALRGQIDRGLVPGPRIFTAGKSLATTGGHADPTNGLREDLTRDAGPEDGVVNGPEDAAKAVRHRYKEGADFIKITATGGVLSVAKSGQNPQFTEEELRAIVATANDYGFHVAAHAHGAEGMKRAVRAGITSIEHGTLMDEETMELMKEHGTYYVPTILAGEFVAEKAKIDGYFPEVVRPKAAEIGPKIQETFGKAYRAGVKIAFGTDCGVSPHGGNAEEFSLMVEAGMPPMAAIQSATVTTAELLKIDDKLGSIEAGKIADLVAVPGDPLKDISVLENVSFVMKEGAVYKDDSLAAIPSLSQPRD; encoded by the coding sequence ATGTCCCGATTTCCCTTCCACCACTGGGCGTTGATCACTCGAATCTTGGTCCTTGCCGCTTTCGTTGGAGTCAATCCGCTTTCGGCGGCAACCTTGGTTCACGCCGGCAGCCTCATCGACGGCGTCTCGGACAAAGCACTCGGCAACATGACCGTGGTCGTGGACGGCGATCGCATCACTGAAGTTCGTCGGGGCTTCTCGGCTCCCGCCGACGGAGATTCGGTGATCGACCTCTCCAACGCCACCGTCCTGCCCGGTCTGATGGACATGCACGTTCACTTGACCGGCCAGATGAATCCCAGGAACTACCTCGAGCGCGTGCAGAAGAACACCGCGCACTTCGCGATCCAGTCGGTCGAGTACGCCCGGCGCACCTTGCTGGCCGGATTTACGACCGTGCGTAATCCCGGGGACGACGGCACGATCACGATTGCGCTGCGCGGCCAGATCGACAGAGGCCTGGTGCCGGGGCCGAGGATCTTCACCGCCGGCAAGAGCCTCGCGACAACCGGCGGCCACGCCGACCCCACCAACGGTCTACGAGAGGACCTGACCCGTGACGCCGGTCCCGAGGACGGCGTCGTCAACGGTCCCGAAGACGCGGCCAAGGCCGTGCGTCACCGCTACAAAGAGGGTGCGGACTTCATCAAGATCACCGCCACCGGCGGTGTGCTCTCGGTGGCGAAGAGCGGCCAGAATCCGCAATTCACCGAAGAGGAGCTCCGCGCCATCGTCGCGACCGCCAACGACTACGGCTTCCACGTCGCGGCCCATGCCCACGGCGCCGAAGGCATGAAGCGCGCGGTGCGCGCCGGCATCACCTCGATCGAGCACGGCACCCTCATGGACGAAGAGACCATGGAGCTGATGAAAGAGCACGGCACCTACTACGTGCCAACCATCCTGGCCGGCGAGTTCGTCGCCGAGAAAGCGAAGATCGACGGATACTTTCCGGAAGTGGTTCGCCCCAAAGCCGCCGAGATCGGGCCCAAGATCCAAGAGACCTTCGGCAAGGCCTACAGGGCCGGCGTCAAGATCGCCTTCGGTACCGACTGCGGCGTGTCGCCTCACGGTGGCAATGCTGAAGAGTTCTCGCTCATGGTCGAGGCCGGCATGCCGCCGATGGCAGCGATTCAGTCGGCGACCGTGACCACTGCCGAGCTTCTGAAGATCGACGACAAGCTGGGCTCCATCGAAGCCGGCAAGATCGCCGACCTCGTGGCCGTCCCGGGCGACCCGCTCAAAGACATCTCGGTGCTCGAAAACGTCAGTTTCGTCATGAAGGAAGGCGCCGTCTACAAGGATGACTCGCTGGCTGCGATTCCAAGTTTGAGTCAACCTCGGGATTGA
- a CDS encoding M28 family peptidase — protein sequence MNRAAPVGRAIRERALRLAFPRYPGSEGDRRAIQLVRSWFEAEGLEVAEEWFSYDVRPAFRALRALLLGSAAVVAIAAMLGRERPELGLVLLGLVWIAGAVLLGWAPWLERIYRHDGPTETANVAGVRRAAGVGGKPPRMTLIVLAHHDSKSQNLTLPFRAAFTGGALLGSLALGGSQVVRLAGGAIPSLWAPLSAAVACTSLIVLSTLRSGNRSPGGVDNAGSVAIVAELARWVPRETPEDVELVFLSPGAEEDHMVGAMRWLDGHAHEFSERDVVAINLDGAGIPGRVVLLERFGFGRKFSARLSGVARRAAAELRLPVRATLLPPAMGVDAIPFVNRGIDCLTLASGSLSPAVAAVHSPRDCGENLDPDALEKVARLTQMMIRRLAATEPND from the coding sequence ATGAATCGAGCGGCGCCAGTGGGCCGAGCGATTCGCGAGCGCGCGCTGCGACTCGCGTTTCCCCGCTATCCCGGAAGCGAGGGGGACAGGCGAGCCATCCAATTGGTTCGTTCCTGGTTCGAGGCCGAAGGACTCGAAGTGGCCGAGGAATGGTTCTCGTATGACGTGCGGCCCGCTTTTCGCGCGCTGCGTGCTCTTTTGCTCGGCAGCGCCGCGGTGGTCGCCATCGCGGCAATGCTGGGCCGAGAGCGACCGGAACTCGGGCTCGTCCTTCTGGGTCTGGTCTGGATTGCCGGAGCGGTTCTTCTGGGTTGGGCGCCCTGGCTCGAGCGTATCTACCGGCACGATGGGCCAACCGAAACCGCGAACGTAGCCGGCGTACGTCGAGCTGCGGGAGTGGGCGGCAAACCGCCCAGAATGACTCTGATCGTTCTCGCCCATCACGATTCAAAGTCGCAGAACCTGACCCTGCCCTTTCGCGCGGCATTCACCGGGGGCGCCCTCCTGGGTAGTCTCGCCCTGGGTGGCAGCCAGGTCGTGCGCCTTGCCGGCGGAGCGATTCCGTCGCTGTGGGCGCCTTTGTCGGCGGCGGTTGCGTGTACCTCTTTGATCGTCCTCTCGACCTTGCGCAGCGGCAACCGGTCTCCGGGCGGGGTCGACAACGCCGGCTCGGTGGCGATCGTGGCGGAGCTGGCGAGATGGGTTCCGCGAGAAACCCCGGAGGACGTCGAGCTGGTGTTTCTCTCTCCCGGCGCCGAGGAAGATCACATGGTGGGGGCGATGCGCTGGCTGGACGGACACGCGCATGAGTTTTCGGAACGGGACGTCGTGGCGATCAACCTGGACGGTGCCGGCATTCCCGGCCGGGTGGTTCTGCTCGAGCGCTTTGGGTTCGGCAGAAAGTTCTCTGCGCGTCTTTCCGGGGTCGCCCGGCGGGCCGCCGCGGAGCTCCGGCTGCCGGTGCGCGCCACGCTTCTGCCACCGGCCATGGGCGTCGACGCGATTCCCTTCGTCAACCGTGGCATTGATTGCCTGACCCTGGCGAGCGGCTCTCTGAGTCCGGCGGTCGCCGCGGTGCACTCGCCCCGGGACTGCGGCGAGAACTTGGACCCAGACGCCCTCGAGAAGGTCGCGCGATTGACCCAAATGATGATTCGCCGCCTGGCGGCCACCGAGCCGAACGACTAG
- a CDS encoding YkgJ family cysteine cluster protein: MTSPWYKDGLRFGCTGCGSCCLIDGYVWVDRNEIRQLAEHLGLELNDFGRKYLRQGGRRHSLTEIPFPGDSDKRACIFWDGKCTVYDARPRQCRTFPFWRENLATPEDWKETAELSPGVDKGRLYELEEINRLAVGKGETS, encoded by the coding sequence TTGACATCTCCCTGGTACAAAGACGGGCTGCGATTCGGCTGCACCGGCTGCGGTAGCTGCTGTCTGATCGATGGCTACGTCTGGGTCGACCGCAACGAGATTCGGCAACTGGCAGAACACCTCGGACTCGAGCTGAACGACTTCGGCCGCAAGTACCTGCGCCAGGGCGGGCGCCGCCACAGCCTGACCGAGATCCCCTTTCCCGGAGACTCGGACAAGAGGGCCTGCATCTTCTGGGACGGCAAATGCACCGTCTACGACGCCCGCCCTCGCCAGTGCCGGACGTTTCCTTTCTGGAGGGAGAATCTGGCGACTCCCGAGGACTGGAAAGAGACCGCGGAGCTCTCGCCGGGGGTCGACAAGGGGCGGCTCTATGAGCTCGAAGAGATCAACCGGCTCGCAGTCGGCAAGGGCGAGACCTCGTAG
- a CDS encoding pyridoxamine 5'-phosphate oxidase family protein has translation MSTPRTRVRRISDRGHYDAATIHAILDEGFICHVGFAVDGQPYVIPTGYGRDGNRLILHGSVASRMFKHLREGFDACVSVTLLDGLVLARSQFHSSMNYRSVVALGCATPIREEAEKRRALDILVEHLAPGRGADSRPADRQELAATEVLAFPLDEASAKIRTGPPGDNEEDLDLGMWAGVIPLGLEAGIPIDAPDLASGIEVPGYALNYRRGS, from the coding sequence ATGTCGACACCACGCACTCGGGTACGCAGAATATCGGATCGCGGCCACTACGACGCCGCCACGATTCACGCCATCCTCGATGAGGGCTTCATCTGCCATGTGGGCTTTGCGGTCGACGGGCAGCCGTACGTGATTCCGACCGGCTACGGTCGCGATGGGAACCGACTGATCCTCCACGGTTCGGTTGCAAGCCGCATGTTCAAACACCTACGCGAGGGATTCGACGCCTGCGTGTCGGTGACTCTGCTTGACGGATTGGTGCTGGCGCGATCTCAGTTTCACTCCTCGATGAACTACCGCTCGGTGGTGGCTCTGGGTTGCGCCACCCCGATTCGGGAGGAAGCCGAGAAGCGACGGGCACTGGATATCCTGGTCGAGCATCTGGCCCCGGGCCGCGGCGCAGATTCGCGACCGGCCGACCGGCAGGAGCTAGCCGCAACCGAGGTCCTGGCCTTCCCGCTCGATGAGGCCTCGGCCAAGATCCGAACCGGTCCTCCGGGTGACAACGAAGAAGATCTCGATCTCGGCATGTGGGCCGGCGTCATCCCCTTGGGGCTCGAGGCTGGGATTCCGATAGATGCACCGGATCTTGCAAGCGGAATCGAAGTTCCGGGCTATGCCCTCAACTATCGAAGAGGCTCTTGA
- a CDS encoding MBL fold metallo-hydrolase, protein MRYQNSKPEHRPHGPSAIFRWGIWEPLVGKRKRTSPGPAATRVEPDLSLIHARDERPRLTWLGHAGFLASLGGRHFLIDPLLSKRVARVYPNFAPSTLDPRDWPPIDAVLVSHNHYDHLDRTALEALPGEVPALVPLGLGPWFARWSPRPVRELAWWQTAEIAGIDVTMVPSRHWSRRGVFDVNRSHWGGFVLEGQGVAIYHAGDSAWFDGFAEIGSRFPGLDVTMLPIGAYEPGWFMENNHLNPEQACKAFLDTGARTFVPMHWGSIRLTDETLCEPIERVEAWWSRNRPRDDRRLVRLSIGETLVVEKPG, encoded by the coding sequence TTGCGCTATCAGAACTCGAAACCCGAACACCGGCCCCATGGCCCGAGCGCGATCTTCCGCTGGGGGATCTGGGAGCCTCTGGTCGGCAAACGCAAACGCACTTCACCCGGGCCGGCGGCGACGCGGGTCGAGCCCGATCTCTCCCTGATTCACGCTCGCGACGAGCGCCCGCGGCTCACGTGGCTCGGTCATGCGGGCTTCTTGGCATCGCTCGGAGGTCGGCATTTCCTGATCGACCCGCTACTCTCGAAACGAGTGGCGCGGGTCTATCCGAACTTCGCGCCATCGACCCTCGACCCGCGCGACTGGCCGCCCATCGACGCCGTTCTCGTCAGTCACAATCACTACGACCATCTCGACCGGACGGCCCTCGAGGCGTTGCCTGGCGAGGTGCCGGCGCTGGTTCCGCTGGGCCTCGGGCCGTGGTTTGCGCGCTGGAGCCCGAGGCCCGTGCGGGAGTTGGCCTGGTGGCAGACCGCGGAGATCGCTGGCATCGACGTCACCATGGTGCCATCCCGACACTGGTCGAGACGTGGCGTCTTCGACGTCAACCGGTCTCACTGGGGCGGCTTCGTGCTCGAGGGGCAGGGTGTGGCGATCTATCACGCCGGCGACAGCGCCTGGTTCGACGGCTTTGCCGAGATCGGGAGCAGATTCCCGGGACTCGACGTTACGATGCTTCCGATCGGCGCTTATGAGCCGGGTTGGTTCATGGAGAACAACCACCTCAACCCAGAACAAGCGTGCAAGGCCTTTCTGGACACCGGCGCGCGCACCTTCGTCCCGATGCACTGGGGCTCGATTCGGCTCACCGACGAGACCCTGTGCGAGCCGATCGAGCGAGTGGAAGCCTGGTGGAGCAGGAACCGGCCGCGAGACGATCGCCGGCTGGTCCGGCTGAGCATCGGCGAGACCCTGGTGGTGGAGAAGCCAGGATGA
- a CDS encoding symmetrical bis(5'-nucleosyl)-tetraphosphatase codes for MATYIVGDVHGCFRTLERLLLAIPFESGRDRLWLTGDLVNRGPSSLEVLRWARAASLALGDRFVAVLGNHDLHLLSTAAGRGRPHHRAAFERVLEAPDRDALIQWLAHRPLFHRQGSVALVHAGLFPAWSLEEAASRARAVEIVLRDDARRKKLLDSIADSAKVPRDLYAFTSLRLIDPKGEPCDFTGPPDQAPPGCLPWFSLAGRASRKATLVAGHWAALGLHVAEGFLGLDTGCVYGGALTAVRLEDMEMFSAPNSETGSSPELAS; via the coding sequence ATGGCAACCTACATCGTGGGTGATGTCCACGGTTGCTTCAGGACGCTCGAGCGGTTGCTGCTTGCGATTCCCTTCGAATCGGGAAGGGACCGCCTCTGGTTAACCGGCGACCTGGTCAACCGCGGTCCCAGCTCTCTCGAGGTCTTGCGTTGGGCTCGGGCCGCAAGCCTCGCGCTCGGTGATCGCTTCGTCGCGGTTCTCGGCAATCACGATCTGCATCTCCTCTCGACCGCGGCCGGTCGCGGTCGGCCGCATCACCGCGCGGCCTTCGAGCGCGTGCTCGAGGCCCCGGACCGCGATGCGCTGATTCAGTGGCTGGCGCACCGGCCGCTCTTTCACCGACAAGGCTCGGTCGCCTTGGTACACGCGGGGCTTTTTCCCGCATGGTCGCTCGAAGAGGCAGCCTCCCGGGCTCGCGCGGTCGAGATCGTCTTGCGCGACGACGCTCGCCGCAAGAAACTCCTGGACTCGATCGCCGATAGTGCGAAGGTGCCACGCGACCTCTATGCTTTTACCTCGCTTCGGCTCATCGATCCGAAGGGTGAGCCTTGCGATTTTACCGGTCCGCCCGACCAGGCGCCCCCTGGTTGCCTTCCCTGGTTCTCGCTCGCCGGCCGGGCGAGCCGCAAGGCGACGCTGGTGGCCGGGCACTGGGCCGCTCTGGGCCTGCACGTGGCCGAGGGCTTCCTTGGTCTCGACACCGGTTGCGTCTACGGGGGCGCGCTCACCGCGGTCCGTCTCGAAGACATGGAGATGTTCTCGGCTCCGAATTCGGAAACGGGATCGTCACCTGAACTCGCTAGCTGA
- a CDS encoding lipid-binding SYLF domain-containing protein has product MIRRFKSCAAVIAAFLVALAASAPAGADARLAQKVQTAEEVFRELLATPDHEVPDELLKRARCVAVMPGVVKGAFGWGGKHGRGVLSCRDGKEGWSAPVFVRISGGSFGFQVGAQAADVVLFLMSERSVKSLLKSQFTLGGDVSVAAGPLGRSAEASTDARLKAEIYSYAKSRGLFAGISVEGSRLAPHKKSMVRYYGRPLDARAILIDHEMPDLPSEAKSFLAALP; this is encoded by the coding sequence ATGATCAGACGTTTCAAGTCGTGTGCAGCTGTCATTGCCGCGTTTCTTGTGGCTCTTGCCGCCAGCGCTCCGGCTGGCGCCGATGCCCGTTTGGCACAAAAGGTCCAGACCGCGGAGGAGGTTTTTCGTGAGCTCCTCGCAACGCCCGACCACGAGGTTCCCGATGAGCTTCTGAAGAGGGCTCGTTGTGTGGCCGTGATGCCGGGAGTCGTCAAAGGGGCCTTTGGCTGGGGAGGCAAGCACGGGCGTGGTGTCCTGTCGTGCAGAGATGGCAAAGAGGGCTGGAGCGCGCCCGTTTTTGTGCGCATCTCGGGCGGAAGCTTCGGCTTCCAGGTCGGTGCGCAGGCGGCCGACGTTGTCCTGTTCTTGATGAGCGAGCGCAGCGTGAAGTCCCTTCTGAAGAGTCAATTCACGCTCGGGGGGGACGTCAGTGTGGCGGCCGGCCCGCTCGGCCGCTCGGCGGAGGCCAGCACCGACGCCAGGCTCAAGGCCGAGATCTACTCGTACGCCAAGTCGCGTGGTCTGTTCGCGGGAATCTCGGTCGAAGGGTCGCGGCTGGCGCCCCACAAGAAGTCGATGGTTCGCTACTATGGCCGGCCGCTCGACGCGCGCGCCATCTTGATCGACCACGAGATGCCCGATCTGCCGAGCGAAGCAAAGTCCTTCCTCGCGGCGCTGCCCTGA
- a CDS encoding Spy/CpxP family protein refolding chaperone produces the protein MTGRRTMLPIALVALLFLALAPGQALGQAVGQEEETAFEPGFGDKGSWDEWDDWGRGPGFGRRGHGRGMRGPGLQGPQGLHMALRSLDLSETQRDEIKTIFEAERGQIGAYHEQMRDLGAELREQIENDPYDEEAIRAKAAALASLRVEMAVLRARQAGQVRDLLTPEQLDQLEQVKQKRRAFREERRQRFEQRRGPRSTP, from the coding sequence ATGACAGGACGAAGAACAATGCTGCCGATCGCTTTGGTTGCTCTGCTGTTTCTGGCGCTCGCTCCCGGCCAGGCCCTCGGCCAGGCCGTCGGCCAGGAAGAAGAGACAGCTTTCGAGCCCGGGTTCGGAGACAAAGGAAGCTGGGACGAGTGGGACGATTGGGGCAGGGGCCCCGGCTTCGGCCGCCGCGGCCACGGCAGAGGAATGAGGGGACCGGGCCTCCAGGGGCCGCAGGGACTGCACATGGCTCTGAGGAGCCTGGACCTGAGCGAGACCCAAAGAGACGAGATCAAGACGATCTTCGAGGCCGAAAGAGGCCAGATCGGTGCCTATCACGAGCAAATGCGTGATCTCGGAGCGGAGCTTCGCGAGCAGATCGAGAACGATCCCTACGACGAGGAAGCGATCCGCGCCAAGGCCGCGGCACTGGCTTCGCTGCGGGTCGAGATGGCCGTCTTGCGCGCCCGCCAGGCCGGCCAGGTTCGCGACCTTCTGACTCCGGAGCAACTCGATCAGCTCGAACAGGTGAAGCAAAAGCGCAGGGCGTTTCGTGAAGAGCGGCGCCAGCGCTTCGAGCAGCGCAGAGGGCCGCGCTCGACACCCTGA